TCCTGCGCATAAGAAAATAACGCGGACATCTCTTGAGGTGTTTTTAAATAAAAGGTATCGTTAGGAAATTTCATTCTTTCCTTATCTTCCTGAATCTTACCCGTCTGGATACACAATAAAATATCGTGGGCTTCTGCATCTTCCTTATAGATATAATGTACATCGTTGCTTGCTACTAAAGGAATATTTGTTTCTTTGCTAAGTTTTATTAATTGAGCATTTACTTCTTTTTGTTCTTGCAACCCATGATCCTGGAGTTCTAAATAAAAATTGTCTTTTCCATAAATGTTTTGTAATTTTATCGCTATTTCCTTAGCTTTAGCATATTGCTGATTTAACAAGCATTGTTGGATATCTCCTGCCAAACAAGCACTTAGAGCAATTAGACCTTCACTATATTTTTCTAATTCATCATAGTCTACCCTTGGTTTATAGTAAAAACCGTATAAATAGGAATGAGAGACTAACTTGATTAGATTCTGATATCCCTCCATATTTTTAGCCAACAAAACCAAGTGCCCTTGATACTTATCCTTATTAGGATCTTTGTCCTTCATTCCCCTTGCAGCAGTATAAACCTCACAACCTATAATAGGCTTAATGCCCTTCTTCATAGCTGCTTTATAAAATTCCACCACACCAAACATGGTGCCATGATCAGTAATAGCAATGGCTTCCATACCTATTTCTTTTGCCCTATCCATCACTTTATGAATTGTAGTAAAACCATCCAATAGACTATACTCAGTATGAAGGTGTAGATGAACAAAAGATGACGGTATAGGATGATTTTTTGTTAAACTCACAATGACCTCACTCCCCTCTTCCATTATTAATGGCTTGTATCGTTTTTTAGTGTAGATCCATAGTGTTTCCTTCTATAATTTTACCATATGTCCATAAGTTTTACTGATTTTTTATTTCAGGGGGGAGTTTTTAGTCCCTCTGAATTGTAGCCGAATTTACTTTGAGAATGCAGTGCTTGATCTCCCTCTTTAAGAAGTGGGAGATCAAGCACTATACCGTAGGATAAACATTCTAAATAGGAAGACAATTGGCAAAGTTTTGATTTTATGGTACACTACAAGTATGATGATTCACTATTCTATAGGTGTATATACAAGTTGCTTTATAAAGATATGCCTCTATAACGAAACAGCTTAAACTGTGCAATGATTTAATAGTAGTGAAAATTAAATCGCTAAAAAAATTCCACAAGTTCAATAGATGTCGGAATCAAGGGAATGTATTTCCGAAACCATATAAGCGTGTTTTTTTATAGTGGTAAAAAAGGGGGATAAAATCTTGAGTACTTTAATTGTTGCCTGTCAAACGATTGCAGATGAGTTAAATGTGGCTATCAAGGAAACGAATTGCAACTATCCTGTACTATGGATAGAGTCAGGATTACATATGGTTCCTGATTCACTAAAAAAACGATTACAAGATGAGTTAGATCATATCTCTAATGTAGATCGTGTCCTGATGGCCTTTGGGTTTTGTGGTAATTCTCTCCTTGGTGTTACAGCGCCTTCTTATCCCATCATCTTTCCCCGTATAGATGATTGTATAACATTACTTTTAGGCTCCTGTAAAAAGCGCAAAGAAATTTGCGACGAAATGGGAACTTATTTCCTTACAAAGGGATGGCTAACTTATGAGAAAAATATATGGGCAGAATATCAAGACACAGTGAAGCGTATGGGTAAAGCAAGGGCAGATAGAATTTTCAAAACCATGCTTCAACACTACAAACGATTAGGTGTCATAGAAACTGGTGCTTATGACTTAGAGGAATTTTTAAATACAACGAAACTTATAGCAGATGATTTAAACTTAACACACGAAACGATTCCCGGCACCCTGGAATATATGAAGAAGCTTTTAACGGGTCCATGGGATGATGAATTTGTTGTCATCAATCCAGGCGAAACCATTGCACTCTCTCATCTAAAAATTTAGAAATCCCAATCATTTATCAAAAATATCTTGTGCAAACTGGCTGTAAATAAAGAAATGGCACTAAAATTCAGTACCATTTCTTTATTTATAGTTCTCTATTCTCTTGCAGAAGTCCTATCTAAAGATCGATTTAATTACTTTCACTGCCAAAGGCCTTTTCTGGTCGTAAGACCAATAGGCATAACACTAAACCACCTGCCAAAATCCCAAATCCAGCAAAAACAAATGAAAATCTTCCTGTGTTAGCAGCAAATAACATCTCAACAAAGGATAGAACAAAGGGTGATATAAACTGTCCTAAGCTCATAGCGCTTGTCACAACAGCAATTGCTAATGTCGTTGCAGATTTCGGTGCAACCATCGAGGTCTTAATCATTACCGCAGGCATGGTGGTTCCAAAACCTATACCAATGATAATAGATGCTATCAACATCAAATTAAGTCCTTGAGGATAACTTAGCATAAAAAAACCAATTCCTGTTAATACAGCACTAAGCGGAATAACAAATTTCTTCAGACATTGAAGGATTTTCCCAAAAAATATGCCAGCAATCAACCCTCCCACTGTCATCAACGTAATTGCTATACCAGCCGAAGCGGCATTTCCCAAACCCTCTTCTGTAATCACCATAGCCGTATTCGTAAAAAAGGAAAAAAGTAATAAGGAATGTACAAATATAACAAAAGCGATGACATAGACAGGTCTGTTTAATGCTTCTTTTTCAGTATTTGTTTCTTGCGGTTGTTCTGGGTCCGGCAATTTGAAAAAAGTTACTACAAATACAAGCACACCTATTAAGTATACTAGAAAAACATAGTGCCAATCGATGGCACTTAAAAATCCAGCCACAAGACTGGTTATAATTGCCCCAGTATTTACAACAGCACTCTGTAGCCCCATCATAGCTGCTCTTTCTTCTCCATCAAAAAAGTCCGCAATTAATCCTGTAGCTAAGGGCATAATAAAGCCCATGCCGATACCTAAAATAGCCCTTAATATCAATATCCAGATTAGGTTATTTGAAAAACTAGGCCCCACTCCGCCGATTAAAAACAATGAAAGTCCAGTAAACAAAAGTTTTCTCTTACTTACAGCGTTGGACAACTTACCACATAGCAAAGTGAAAGGAATAATCAATAGTGCTGGTAAAGAAACAATTAACTTAATCGTATTAGGACCTGCATCTGGAAATGCCAAGCTTATATCCCCAAGCGCTACTGAGGCTGATGTTATCGTCAGCGATAACAAAGATATCGATAATACTGCTATTTTCAGTACTGCATTCCTCATAGTTTTGAACCCATCCTTTTCCATAAATTTTCATCAATTTTAAGCATTCAAAAGGATATAGTAAGAACTTTTTTAGCTGCAGTTTGTAGCTGTAGACAGTACTGGAAAAATATATTTTGGATATTCTAAGTGAATTTTTAAAAAGATGATTATCCTCCTCTGAATAAGTGTGGTCTTTTATCTTTTAATTTTTATGTTGAAATTCACGATGTCACCTTTGATTCAAAAGCATAGAGCAGTTTCACATGCATTTTTTAGTATCTTAAAACTTGTGGATTCCTATCTATAGATTAGTTTCTTAAAAATACATGGATTCAGCAAAAATGGAAGAAAAATTTGGATAAGAAGCTAGTTCAACATATTGGGTAAATTCAGCAATAGCAGCTCCGCGTTTGTATTCGCCAGAAGAAAGTAGAGCTAGCCTTGCACCAGTGCCAGCAGCATTCCCTACCATTTTTATTTTTCCTTCTAATGCCTTAGGAATGAGACCAATCACACAAGCACTGTGGGGATTCAAATAATTTCCGAAGGCGCCTGCCAGCAGTACTTCTTTAATATCCTCTACTGCAATACCATGCTTATCTACCAACACCTTAATACCCGCTGCCATTGCTCCCTTTGCCAACTGGAGCTCTCGAATATCTTTTTGGGTCACTAAGATAGGCCTTCCATGTAAAGTAGTATTTTCATCTGCTAGCAAAAAAGCTGCCATGCCTTCATACTGAACAATATTTTCTTTAAACCCTTCTGCCTTAGCACTGGTTATCTTCTCAATAGGCAAAAATCTTCCTCTTTTATCCACGATGCCATGCTCTATGAGTCCTGCTACCACATCTAAAAGTCCCGAACCGCAAATTCCCTGTGGCTTCCCTCCACCTATGACAGAATAGGCAAGTTTTTCTTCAAACACAACATGATCAATCGCTCCTGTTGCCCCTCTCATGCCACTACTTATTTGTGCACCTTCAAAGGCTGGACCTGCAGCAGAGGAACAAGCAAACAACTTGTGTTTAGAACCTAGAGCAATTTCTCCATTGGTTCCTATATCAATCATCAGTTTAATTTCTTCACTTTGATCCATTTGCGTGGCTAAGAGTACCGCCACTGTATCCGCACCTACAAAACCTGCAATATTAGGTAAAACCAAGATCTTTCCTGCAGGATTCATGGTAATAGGAAATTTCACTGCATTTAATATTAAAGGCTCACTGGTAGTAGCTGTGTAGGGTGATCGAGAGAGGTATTGGGGGTCTAAGCCTAAAAAAAGATGATGCATACAAGTGTTTCCTGCAACAGTTACCACGTAAATATCATCACTGCTTAAGCCTGCTTTTTCGACAGCCTCCCCAATCAATTTACTTATAGCCTGAGTTACTGCATCATGCAACCTTTCCAGCCCTTTTTCTTCTTGATTGGCATAATTCATGCGGGTGATAACATCTGCGCCAAACTTCGTCTGAGGATTTACAGTAGAGACAACACCTAATTCTCTTCCAGAATGAAGATCCATCAAATATCCCACAATACTGGTGGTACCAATATCAAAAGCCATACCCATCAGCTTTTGCGTAGTATCCTGCTCTTCAATTCCCAAAACCTCATGGCCATATGTAACCGCAGTCAAATGATATTGATTGGCCCGTAAAGCTTTTGATAGTTGGTGTAAAACAGCAATTTCTGTCTCCAGCATAGTGGTATATTGACTTTCCCCTTGAAAAAGACTAGATCTAAAACGCTTCCAATCCGACAGATGGTTATCAAGAGATGGCTTTCTCACTTCAATATATTTTTTGCAAATATGAGGTATAATCTCCATAGGCCTTTCCCCTGCTTCCAACAGAATCTGGTGTTGCGCAGCCTTTGCCTGGAGAAGCTCTACTACAATGTCGCTATAAATTTCCGTGAAACAGGCAAGGTGAATACCCTCACTGGTTTCTTTTTCCCCAAGAAAAGCTTTTTCTTCCACATGGGTTTTAATGCTTCCTTCCACAATTCGAACGCGACACTTTCCACACTTTCCACCACCACAGAGAAAGTCAAAGTCAACCCCTGCTTCTTTTATAGCCTTCATTACAGTACTTCCTTCAAAAACATCTATCACTTGGCCCTCAGGGCGAAAAACCACCTTATATTTCTTCAATCCATCCCCTCCTTACAACCTGCACCTGCTTCAAAACAGTTCCTTTAAAATAGGCATGGCTAAGTTATTGACTTACACCCTGTAGCTTAATATAATCTCCTCTAAAATAAGTAATGCCTATACCCATGGGCTTATTATTATTATCATATAGCTTCTGTTCTACCACTAATAAAGCAAGATCATCAGATATATTAAGCAGTTTCTTGGTTTTTTCCTGTGGAATCTTTGCATGAATCATGATTTCTTTTTTCATGGCAAAAAGAGATATGTTTTTAGAGATCATTTCTGGGAGTGTGGCATGTTTGATTTCTGCTTCCACAATCGGTATCCCTTTTTGATAAAGCAAGTACTTAATATCATAAGCCATAGGCTCTCCCTCGGTATAAAATAATCTACGTATCATAACAACTTTTTTGTTTTTATGAATTTGCAAACTATTTACTAACCTTTCACTTGGTTTTGTGATATCAACTGCCAATAATTTTGTGTTGTCTACATTATTAATTAAGTTATTCATCTCATCGTAGTAAATCGTATATTTGTTATATTGGGGTTTTTCAACAAAGTATCCTTTTCCCGGAACTGAATAAATATATCCTTCGTTGGACAAAATGGAAAGACCTTTTCGTACCGTCATTCTACTAGTATCATATTCTTTGCATAGGGCTGTTTCAGAAGGTAAATCATCTCCTGCCTTTAATTCTCCGCTATTTACTT
The sequence above is drawn from the Clostridium formicaceticum genome and encodes:
- a CDS encoding GntR family transcriptional regulator, whose product is MKNPVYAKIVEDIRNKVNSGELKAGDDLPSETALCKEYDTSRMTVRKGLSILSNEGYIYSVPGKGYFVEKPQYNKYTIYYDEMNNLINNVDNTKLLAVDITKPSERLVNSLQIHKNKKVVMIRRLFYTEGEPMAYDIKYLLYQKGIPIVEAEIKHATLPEMISKNISLFAMKKEIMIHAKIPQEKTKKLLNISDDLALLVVEQKLYDNNNKPMGIGITYFRGDYIKLQGVSQ
- a CDS encoding DUF1638 domain-containing protein, with product MSTLIVACQTIADELNVAIKETNCNYPVLWIESGLHMVPDSLKKRLQDELDHISNVDRVLMAFGFCGNSLLGVTAPSYPIIFPRIDDCITLLLGSCKKRKEICDEMGTYFLTKGWLTYEKNIWAEYQDTVKRMGKARADRIFKTMLQHYKRLGVIETGAYDLEEFLNTTKLIADDLNLTHETIPGTLEYMKKLLTGPWDDEFVVINPGETIALSHLKI
- a CDS encoding ASKHA domain-containing protein; this encodes MKKYKVVFRPEGQVIDVFEGSTVMKAIKEAGVDFDFLCGGGKCGKCRVRIVEGSIKTHVEEKAFLGEKETSEGIHLACFTEIYSDIVVELLQAKAAQHQILLEAGERPMEIIPHICKKYIEVRKPSLDNHLSDWKRFRSSLFQGESQYTTMLETEIAVLHQLSKALRANQYHLTAVTYGHEVLGIEEQDTTQKLMGMAFDIGTTSIVGYLMDLHSGRELGVVSTVNPQTKFGADVITRMNYANQEEKGLERLHDAVTQAISKLIGEAVEKAGLSSDDIYVVTVAGNTCMHHLFLGLDPQYLSRSPYTATTSEPLILNAVKFPITMNPAGKILVLPNIAGFVGADTVAVLLATQMDQSEEIKLMIDIGTNGEIALGSKHKLFACSSAAGPAFEGAQISSGMRGATGAIDHVVFEEKLAYSVIGGGKPQGICGSGLLDVVAGLIEHGIVDKRGRFLPIEKITSAKAEGFKENIVQYEGMAAFLLADENTTLHGRPILVTQKDIRELQLAKGAMAAGIKVLVDKHGIAVEDIKEVLLAGAFGNYLNPHSACVIGLIPKALEGKIKMVGNAAGTGARLALLSSGEYKRGAAIAEFTQYVELASYPNFSSIFAESMYF
- a CDS encoding MFS transporter is translated as MRNAVLKIAVLSISLLSLTITSASVALGDISLAFPDAGPNTIKLIVSLPALLIIPFTLLCGKLSNAVSKRKLLFTGLSLFLIGGVGPSFSNNLIWILILRAILGIGMGFIMPLATGLIADFFDGEERAAMMGLQSAVVNTGAIITSLVAGFLSAIDWHYVFLVYLIGVLVFVVTFFKLPDPEQPQETNTEKEALNRPVYVIAFVIFVHSLLLFSFFTNTAMVITEEGLGNAASAGIAITLMTVGGLIAGIFFGKILQCLKKFVIPLSAVLTGIGFFMLSYPQGLNLMLIASIIIGIGFGTTMPAVMIKTSMVAPKSATTLAIAVVTSAMSLGQFISPFVLSFVEMLFAANTGRFSFVFAGFGILAGGLVLCLLVLRPEKAFGSESN